Proteins encoded by one window of Streptomyces uncialis:
- a CDS encoding acyl carrier protein produces the protein MATATEDVLGFFTDASGSPVGLDDDYFADGRANSFFAFELVIFVEHRFQLTVEAEDLDVGNFRTAAGVLAFVRGRTGAPDRLSTSDGTAPRAAPRLLQR, from the coding sequence ATGGCAACAGCGACCGAGGACGTCCTGGGCTTCTTCACCGATGCGTCGGGCAGTCCGGTCGGGCTCGACGACGACTACTTCGCCGACGGCCGCGCCAACTCGTTCTTCGCGTTCGAACTCGTCATCTTCGTCGAACACCGCTTCCAGCTGACCGTCGAGGCCGAGGACCTCGATGTCGGGAACTTCCGTACTGCCGCGGGTGTCCTCGCCTTCGTCCGTGGCAGGACAGGTGCCCCGGACCGCCTTTCGACGTCCGACGGGACGGCGCCCCGTGCCGCGCCACGCCTACTGCAACGGTGA
- a CDS encoding 3-oxoacyl-[acyl-carrier-protein] synthase III C-terminal domain-containing protein: MAAPLAVRAAAWHLPQRHIDVAALPELAALDPARRTTCLALGIDRISADDGLDEVDLALDAARQALAESGVAAGELGALVVIESRAPRQLMASDATRLQDLLGAHRALTFSVGGLGCVSITPALLTARGLLAADHDLEHVLVVHGSKPATPTRYRHPVTVNGDAGQAVLLARTGPVRVLDVLQETNGAYWDLFHVPFRDRPVAEWREECRDTTMYSFRLALETRARLGVMLSRLLDRNGLRREDVRGFASQNLSAAGLAFVEEALDVSMLPACRDNLRRYGHLGPADVLLNLHTALRRGEVPDGGPVVLINVSPVAAWSLLLVATGEDHDHTYQL; encoded by the coding sequence ATGGCCGCCCCGCTGGCCGTCCGCGCCGCCGCCTGGCACCTGCCGCAGCGGCACATCGACGTCGCCGCCCTCCCCGAACTGGCTGCCCTCGACCCGGCGCGACGCACGACCTGCCTCGCCCTGGGCATCGACCGGATCAGCGCCGACGACGGCCTCGACGAGGTGGACCTCGCGCTGGACGCCGCCCGGCAGGCGCTCGCCGAGTCAGGCGTGGCCGCCGGGGAACTCGGCGCGCTGGTGGTGATCGAGTCCCGCGCCCCACGGCAGCTGATGGCTTCCGACGCCACCCGGTTGCAGGACCTGCTCGGCGCCCACCGTGCCCTGACCTTCTCGGTAGGCGGTCTCGGCTGTGTGTCGATCACCCCGGCCCTGCTGACCGCCCGCGGCCTGCTGGCCGCCGACCACGATCTGGAGCATGTTCTCGTCGTGCACGGCAGCAAGCCCGCGACGCCGACCCGCTACCGGCACCCGGTGACCGTCAACGGCGACGCGGGCCAGGCGGTGCTGCTGGCCCGCACCGGCCCGGTCCGGGTCCTCGACGTCCTGCAGGAGACCAACGGCGCGTACTGGGACCTGTTCCATGTCCCGTTCCGGGACCGGCCCGTCGCCGAGTGGCGTGAGGAGTGCCGGGACACCACCATGTACTCCTTCCGCCTCGCCCTGGAGACCCGCGCCCGACTGGGAGTCATGCTGAGCCGGCTGCTGGACCGCAACGGCCTGCGCCGCGAGGACGTACGCGGATTCGCGAGCCAGAACCTCTCGGCCGCAGGCCTCGCATTCGTCGAGGAGGCGCTGGACGTGAGCATGCTGCCCGCCTGCCGCGACAACCTGCGCCGCTACGGGCACCTCGGGCCGGCCGACGTCCTGCTCAACCTCCACACCGCACTGCGCCGCGGGGAGGTGCCCGACGGCGGACCCGTCGTCCTGATCAACGTGAGCCCGGTAGCCGCCTGGAGCCTGCTCCTGGTCGCGACCGGAGAGGACCACGACCACACCTACCAGCTGTAG
- a CDS encoding non-ribosomal peptide synthetase, which translates to MDNEPVAIIGVALVLPGAHDLAALHENLRAGRVAVAPPGADRVRFAGGDPGTAYASGAYVDRIDLFDHAFFGLARREAELMDPHQRLTLQLVHRAVENACHAPGELRGSRTAVVLSAPDPGYAQLVPDDDPQRILGTLPSATAARVAYLLDLAGPGLVVDTACSGSLAAVALAVQQLRAGQAELAIAGGVSLQTVLRPRSGHDPLPGIESPDAVCRPFDTAANGTVGGEGGGILVLKPLSRAVADRDHIHAVLRGVAVNHNGYRATGMSAPSRDAQAEVIGAAWQDAGVPVTTAGYVECHGSGTPLGDAVEAAGLRRVLEEAGAAGEPLPIGAVKGNVGHLDHAAGMAGLFKVLAGLRHTTLYPTPHFTEPHPLLGAGSPLCVNDTVRHWPERREGEPRRAGISSFGLTGTNVHVVVEEARPGQEPGAAAGERPAAAAGVESGVRAGASAGGPGACQLVVVSAVTPAALDRCLAQVGDFAARTPHALAEVAHALNRGRDHHRHRVGVVARDTAELADALRTATVPTEPSPTAPPLVLLCSGDASVAGLDEETWRLLSAEFPVLTEGDTAGAARAEGVTLLVRQYGLNRLAHSLGLDTGRLVGSGPGNLAVQVARGRLSPGAAREQAAAMTLTDRVDEEGLLRAVRGFAQQGAVLVELGGDGVLSRRVRELAPELPVVPLPTDDGRRGVLRALGRLYELGVAVDWNRAYDGTAVGRVEVPTYPFEPVSCWYGTQPDPVREPDPEVSAAPAGQDTERAVAEIWHSVLDAPGIGPDANYFDLGGTSIAGITLLREAQARFGARITFADLYRNPTVRQLAALIDRKRRSAQPGEAAPAQADGPGWTITAAPRKDRAPLSHNQEQLWYLDRLLPPGPLYNIPGRLRYRGQLDADALGAALHDVTTRHEVLRTRVLTEDGLPCATFDAPLPDLIRVDLRDRLPAERERAVRRLADVEARTPFHLGTGPLLRTTLVALAEDDHVLLCTWHHIVFDGWSPAVFFRDLAEYYAAHREGKPAELRALPVQYGDFAVWQRERLAGGHLAAGLRFWRAELADLQPGELPLDRPRPPVPSYAGDLLEFSLDQRNARRIREFCRSEGVTTFVTMLAAVNALLHLWAGHRDVIVGAATSGRGSPASHALVGYFNNVLPFRTPVDGHRTFRELVRRTADTVTGVLDHEEVPFGRIVADLNPGRDPSRHPLYTVCYTHQNTAPHTAELTGLTVVPETGSVAGIAPGTSKVDLTLGISDETDGPMPGYLEYAVDLFDRTTMEELADRFLTLVVAAVADPDRPLTELVGPRAVSPAQELPRASLVTDAVRRFAARHPQRPAVVHGGTVCGYGELDRLSERLADRLRAAGVGPDTVVPVLAPRGVGLVVGWLGVLKVGGAFAPLDPAAPLSRLAALLADLDCRVLVGTTDLTAPHAQGRTVVTPLPADPATERVDIPDADSGTDRETDPKTGPETAPEPGPEPAAAAAPTAAPHTGQLAYVAFTSGSTGAPHGCAVGHGALANLLSWFGQHTGLRPGDRMAQAFAPGFDGSVLEILAALAHGVSLHLTEDTLQTPAALLRRFAAEGIAVACLPTPLAELVLDEAPDVPGLALRVLATGGDRLRVRPPEGASFRLLNMYGPTECAVVGTCEEVKPNPAGTLPGIGDPITGAEVYVLGPDLQPVPPGRAGELYLGGAAVGRGYHALPGLTATRFVVDPRSAVPGTRMYRTGDVVRTRPDGTLDFLGRADDQVEIRGHRIEPAEVERALLQHPRVQEAVVVAQRLASGATRLVAHVAGEPPPTEADLLARLARRLPAVMVPDRVVTHRRLPRTANGKLARAALADATAAAPTSGTDRPGGYPTTLPGMPADPGREADMVPPTPSSPDANENAERILARIWTELLGRPVGPEDDFFASGGDSVLSVAVASRAERAGLTLTPHDLLTSPTLRELAARAASTTAGAVPDATTGGAPGADTPFEATPAGPIALTPLMHAVLEKAPDHGRDMVVAEVLETAPGIRGDAVAAALARLVELHEPLRYRLRTNALGHRLVRTAAETSTAVDMKALPLFDDHAVAAVLEADKTELAAAVDPVRGTLLRARFYDRGPRRTGILLLAVHHFAYDHVSAVPLLEELNSALRDPEGPAAHAAGTGVRRQAWRHWTAHLRRMAQSDELSGESGYWRAVLENGRGAGTLPDRPTGPCTGTAVLRRTLPSDQVAAALTVSGPGGQEAAAAAVASAWSRWRGQPDALVLTVGAGTPNAYRPDDRSSALGWFTSAHPVLLPVRPEQHTAAAVPTVAEILRSVPNDGVGYGILRHLSPDTPATSALRALPEPEILVEHTATGGDELRLATDPVWIRSGPLVLEQNALLSYVPVVVTSAIAEGALEIHLVHDDRLDTERMGALADCLADAFAELAGQR; encoded by the coding sequence ATGGACAACGAACCTGTGGCGATCATCGGTGTGGCGTTGGTGCTGCCCGGCGCGCACGATCTGGCCGCGTTGCACGAGAACCTGCGCGCCGGCCGGGTCGCCGTGGCGCCTCCGGGCGCCGACCGGGTCCGGTTCGCCGGCGGCGACCCGGGCACCGCGTACGCCTCCGGCGCCTACGTGGACCGTATCGACCTCTTCGACCACGCGTTCTTCGGACTCGCGCGCCGGGAAGCGGAGCTGATGGACCCGCATCAGCGGCTCACCCTGCAGCTGGTCCACCGGGCCGTCGAGAACGCCTGCCACGCGCCCGGGGAGTTGCGAGGCTCCCGCACCGCAGTGGTCCTCAGCGCCCCCGACCCCGGGTACGCGCAACTGGTACCCGATGACGACCCGCAACGGATCCTCGGCACGCTGCCGTCGGCGACCGCCGCCCGTGTCGCCTACCTCCTCGACCTGGCCGGCCCCGGCCTGGTCGTGGACACCGCGTGCAGCGGCAGCCTGGCCGCCGTGGCCCTCGCCGTGCAGCAGCTGCGCGCGGGTCAGGCCGAGCTGGCGATCGCCGGCGGAGTGAGCCTGCAGACCGTACTGCGTCCCCGCAGCGGCCACGACCCGCTGCCGGGAATCGAATCACCCGACGCGGTGTGCCGCCCCTTCGACACCGCCGCGAACGGCACGGTCGGCGGCGAGGGCGGCGGGATCCTCGTCCTCAAGCCGCTGTCCCGCGCCGTCGCGGACCGGGACCACATCCACGCCGTGCTGCGCGGTGTCGCCGTCAACCACAACGGCTACCGCGCGACCGGCATGAGCGCACCGAGCCGGGATGCCCAGGCCGAGGTGATCGGCGCGGCGTGGCAGGATGCGGGCGTCCCCGTCACCACCGCCGGATACGTCGAATGCCACGGGTCGGGAACGCCGCTGGGCGACGCGGTCGAGGCGGCCGGACTGCGCCGGGTGCTGGAGGAGGCGGGCGCGGCGGGGGAACCGCTGCCGATCGGCGCGGTCAAGGGAAACGTGGGCCATCTCGACCACGCGGCGGGCATGGCGGGCCTGTTCAAAGTCCTCGCGGGCCTGCGCCACACCACGCTCTACCCGACCCCCCACTTCACCGAGCCGCATCCCTTGCTCGGGGCGGGCAGCCCGCTGTGCGTCAACGACACGGTCCGGCACTGGCCCGAGCGCCGAGAGGGCGAGCCGCGCCGCGCGGGGATCAGCTCGTTCGGCCTGACCGGGACCAATGTGCACGTGGTCGTGGAGGAAGCACGGCCAGGGCAGGAACCGGGGGCAGCGGCGGGAGAGCGGCCCGCCGCGGCGGCCGGAGTCGAGTCCGGGGTACGGGCCGGTGCGTCGGCCGGGGGACCGGGGGCCTGTCAGCTCGTCGTCGTCTCCGCTGTCACCCCCGCGGCGCTCGACCGCTGCCTCGCGCAGGTGGGCGACTTCGCCGCGCGCACCCCGCATGCGCTCGCCGAGGTGGCCCATGCCCTCAACCGCGGCCGGGACCATCACCGCCATCGCGTCGGCGTGGTCGCCCGTGACACCGCGGAGCTGGCCGATGCCCTGCGCACGGCGACGGTGCCGACGGAACCGTCCCCCACCGCGCCACCGCTCGTCCTGCTCTGCTCCGGAGACGCCTCCGTCGCCGGGCTCGACGAGGAGACATGGCGCCTGCTGAGCGCCGAGTTCCCCGTACTCACCGAGGGCGACACCGCGGGGGCGGCCCGGGCGGAGGGCGTGACGCTGCTGGTCCGCCAGTACGGCCTGAACCGGCTCGCCCACTCGCTCGGACTCGACACCGGCCGACTCGTCGGCTCCGGTCCTGGGAACCTCGCCGTCCAGGTCGCCCGCGGGCGACTGTCGCCGGGCGCGGCGCGTGAGCAGGCGGCGGCCATGACGCTCACCGACCGGGTCGACGAGGAGGGACTGCTGCGCGCGGTACGGGGCTTCGCCCAGCAGGGTGCCGTTCTCGTCGAACTGGGTGGTGACGGTGTACTGTCCCGGCGTGTCCGGGAGCTGGCGCCGGAGTTGCCCGTCGTACCGCTGCCCACCGACGACGGCCGCCGCGGCGTACTGCGCGCACTCGGCCGACTGTACGAACTCGGCGTCGCCGTCGACTGGAACCGCGCCTACGACGGTACGGCCGTCGGACGCGTCGAGGTGCCCACGTATCCGTTCGAGCCGGTCTCCTGCTGGTACGGAACGCAGCCGGACCCGGTGCGGGAGCCGGACCCGGAAGTGTCCGCGGCACCCGCCGGACAGGACACCGAACGCGCCGTGGCGGAGATCTGGCACAGTGTTCTTGACGCGCCCGGTATCGGCCCCGACGCCAACTACTTCGACCTCGGCGGCACCTCCATCGCGGGCATCACACTGCTCCGCGAGGCGCAGGCGCGCTTCGGCGCCCGGATCACCTTCGCCGACCTCTACCGCAATCCCACGGTCCGGCAGCTCGCCGCCCTCATCGACCGGAAGCGGCGTTCCGCCCAGCCGGGCGAGGCGGCCCCGGCGCAGGCGGACGGGCCCGGCTGGACCATTACGGCGGCCCCCCGCAAAGACCGCGCCCCCCTCTCCCACAACCAGGAACAGCTCTGGTACCTGGACCGACTGCTCCCGCCCGGCCCCCTCTACAACATCCCCGGACGGCTGCGCTACCGCGGGCAGCTGGACGCCGACGCCCTGGGTGCCGCGCTGCACGACGTGACGACGCGTCACGAGGTGCTGCGCACCAGGGTCCTGACCGAGGACGGCCTGCCCTGCGCGACCTTCGACGCGCCACTGCCCGACCTGATCCGTGTCGACCTCCGTGACCGGCTCCCGGCGGAGCGGGAGCGTGCCGTGCGCCGGCTCGCCGACGTCGAGGCCCGAACCCCGTTCCACCTGGGCACCGGACCGCTGCTGCGGACGACGTTGGTCGCCCTGGCCGAGGACGACCACGTGCTGCTGTGCACCTGGCATCACATCGTCTTCGACGGCTGGTCGCCCGCCGTGTTCTTCCGCGATCTCGCCGAGTACTACGCCGCGCACCGCGAGGGCAAGCCCGCCGAGCTGCGCGCACTCCCCGTCCAGTACGGCGACTTCGCCGTCTGGCAACGCGAGCGCCTGGCCGGCGGGCACCTTGCGGCCGGGCTGCGGTTCTGGCGTGCGGAACTCGCCGACCTCCAGCCCGGGGAACTCCCGCTCGATCGCCCGCGCCCGCCCGTCCCTTCGTATGCCGGCGACCTGCTGGAGTTCAGCCTCGACCAGCGAAACGCCCGGCGGATACGGGAGTTCTGCCGGAGCGAAGGGGTGACCACGTTCGTCACCATGCTCGCCGCCGTCAACGCCCTGCTGCATCTGTGGGCCGGGCACCGGGATGTGATCGTCGGAGCCGCGACCAGCGGGCGCGGCAGCCCCGCCTCACACGCCCTTGTCGGCTACTTCAACAACGTACTGCCATTCCGCACACCGGTGGACGGCCACCGTACGTTCCGCGAACTGGTGCGGCGCACCGCGGACACCGTGACCGGCGTCCTGGACCACGAGGAGGTGCCGTTCGGAAGGATCGTCGCCGATCTGAACCCGGGGCGCGACCCGTCCCGGCACCCCCTGTACACGGTCTGCTACACCCACCAGAACACGGCACCGCACACCGCGGAGCTGACCGGACTCACCGTCGTGCCCGAGACCGGTTCCGTGGCCGGCATCGCCCCCGGCACCTCCAAGGTCGACCTCACTCTGGGCATCAGCGACGAGACGGACGGCCCCATGCCCGGCTATCTGGAGTACGCCGTCGACCTGTTCGACCGCACCACCATGGAGGAGCTCGCCGACCGCTTCCTGACATTGGTCGTCGCCGCCGTGGCGGACCCGGACCGGCCCCTGACCGAACTCGTCGGCCCGCGTGCCGTGTCCCCCGCACAGGAGCTGCCACGAGCTTCCCTCGTCACCGACGCCGTCAGACGGTTCGCCGCCCGGCATCCGCAGCGGCCCGCCGTCGTGCACGGCGGCACGGTCTGCGGCTACGGCGAACTCGACCGGCTCTCCGAGCGGCTCGCCGATCGGCTGAGGGCCGCAGGGGTCGGGCCGGACACCGTGGTGCCGGTCCTCGCACCCCGCGGCGTGGGACTGGTGGTGGGCTGGCTCGGCGTGCTCAAAGTGGGCGGGGCCTTCGCCCCGCTCGACCCGGCGGCACCGCTCTCCCGGCTCGCTGCTCTCCTCGCGGACCTCGACTGCCGCGTCCTCGTCGGCACGACCGACCTCACGGCACCACACGCGCAGGGCCGCACCGTCGTGACGCCGCTTCCCGCCGACCCGGCAACGGAGCGAGTGGACATCCCGGACGCCGACTCGGGAACCGACCGGGAAACCGACCCGAAGACCGGCCCGGAGACTGCCCCCGAGCCCGGCCCTGAGCCCGCCGCCGCAGCAGCGCCGACCGCGGCCCCCCACACGGGCCAACTCGCCTATGTGGCCTTCACGTCCGGCTCCACCGGGGCGCCGCACGGCTGCGCCGTCGGGCACGGCGCGCTGGCGAACCTGCTGAGCTGGTTCGGGCAGCACACCGGGCTGCGCCCCGGTGACCGGATGGCCCAGGCCTTCGCCCCCGGTTTCGACGGCTCGGTCCTGGAGATCCTGGCCGCCCTCGCGCACGGCGTGTCCCTGCACCTGACGGAAGACACCCTGCAGACACCCGCCGCCCTGCTGCGCCGGTTCGCGGCTGAGGGGATCGCCGTCGCCTGCCTGCCCACACCGCTGGCCGAACTCGTCCTCGACGAAGCGCCGGACGTCCCGGGTCTCGCGCTGCGCGTGCTGGCCACGGGCGGTGACCGGCTGCGGGTCCGGCCGCCCGAGGGCGCGTCCTTCCGGCTCCTGAACATGTACGGGCCCACGGAATGCGCGGTGGTGGGCACCTGCGAGGAGGTGAAGCCGAACCCGGCCGGGACGCTGCCCGGCATCGGCGACCCGATCACGGGCGCCGAGGTGTACGTCCTCGGCCCCGATCTCCAGCCGGTCCCGCCGGGCCGGGCGGGGGAACTGTACCTGGGCGGTGCCGCCGTCGGCCGTGGCTACCACGCCCTGCCCGGCCTGACCGCCACGCGGTTCGTGGTGGACCCCCGCTCCGCCGTGCCCGGTACCCGGATGTACCGCACCGGAGACGTGGTCCGGACACGTCCCGACGGCACCCTCGACTTCCTGGGGCGCGCCGACGATCAGGTGGAGATCCGCGGCCACCGGATCGAGCCGGCGGAGGTCGAGCGGGCGCTGCTCCAGCACCCTCGGGTGCAGGAGGCCGTCGTAGTGGCGCAGCGGCTCGCGAGCGGCGCGACGCGGCTGGTCGCGCATGTCGCCGGGGAGCCGCCGCCGACTGAGGCGGACCTGCTCGCCCGGCTCGCACGACGGCTGCCCGCCGTCATGGTCCCCGATCGGGTGGTCACCCACCGGCGGCTCCCCAGAACCGCCAACGGCAAGCTCGCCCGTGCCGCCCTGGCCGACGCCACGGCAGCCGCCCCGACGTCCGGCACGGACCGGCCCGGCGGCTACCCGACCACCCTCCCCGGCATGCCAGCCGACCCCGGCAGAGAGGCCGACATGGTCCCACCGACCCCGTCTTCACCCGACGCCAACGAAAACGCCGAGCGCATCCTCGCCCGGATCTGGACGGAACTGCTCGGCCGACCGGTCGGGCCCGAGGACGACTTCTTCGCCTCCGGCGGCGACTCGGTGCTCAGCGTCGCCGTCGCCTCCCGTGCCGAGCGCGCCGGACTCACGCTCACCCCGCACGACCTCCTGACCAGTCCGACACTGCGCGAACTCGCCGCCCGGGCAGCGAGCACCACGGCCGGCGCCGTACCTGATGCCACAACCGGTGGCGCACCCGGCGCGGACACACCTTTCGAGGCCACCCCGGCGGGGCCGATCGCGCTCACCCCTCTGATGCACGCGGTGCTGGAGAAGGCCCCGGACCACGGCCGCGACATGGTGGTGGCGGAGGTCCTGGAGACCGCCCCCGGTATCCGCGGCGACGCGGTGGCCGCCGCGCTGGCGCGGCTGGTGGAGCTGCACGAACCGCTCCGCTACCGGCTGAGGACCAACGCCCTCGGCCACCGCCTCGTCCGCACGGCCGCGGAGACGTCCACCGCCGTCGACATGAAGGCCCTGCCCCTGTTCGACGACCACGCCGTTGCGGCCGTCCTGGAGGCGGACAAGACCGAACTCGCCGCGGCCGTGGACCCCGTGCGGGGCACCCTGCTGCGCGCCCGCTTCTACGACCGCGGCCCGCGACGCACCGGCATCCTTCTGCTGGCCGTGCATCACTTCGCTTACGACCATGTCTCGGCGGTACCACTGCTGGAGGAGCTGAACTCCGCGCTGCGCGACCCCGAAGGCCCTGCGGCGCACGCTGCGGGCACCGGCGTACGACGACAGGCGTGGCGGCACTGGACCGCCCACCTGCGCCGGATGGCGCAGTCCGACGAACTCTCCGGCGAGAGCGGGTACTGGAGAGCCGTTCTTGAGAACGGCCGCGGCGCCGGAACCCTGCCGGACCGGCCGACCGGACCGTGCACCGGCACAGCCGTACTGCGCCGGACCCTGCCTTCGGACCAGGTGGCCGCCGCGCTCACCGTATCCGGACCGGGCGGCCAGGAGGCGGCTGCCGCCGCCGTGGCCAGCGCCTGGAGCCGGTGGCGCGGACAGCCGGACGCCCTGGTGCTGACCGTCGGCGCGGGCACCCCCAACGCCTACCGTCCGGACGACCGCTCCTCTGCCCTCGGCTGGTTCACCAGCGCCCATCCGGTGCTGCTGCCGGTCCGGCCGGAGCAGCACACCGCCGCCGCCGTGCCGACCGTCGCCGAGATCCTGCGCTCCGTGCCCAACGACGGCGTGGGCTACGGAATCTTGCGTCACCTGAGCCCGGACACACCCGCCACGTCCGCGCTGCGCGCCCTGCCGGAGCCCGAGATACTCGTCGAGCACACCGCGACCGGCGGTGACGAGCTTCGGCTGGCAACGGACCCCGTGTGGATCCGTTCCGGACCACTGGTCCTGGAGCAGAACGCACTCCTGTCGTATGTGCCCGTCGTGGTCACCAGCGCGATCGCCGAGGGCGCCCTGGAGATCCACCTCGTGCACGACGACCGGCTCGACACGGAGCGGATGGGTGCCCTGGCCGACTGTCTCGCCGACGCCTTCGCCGAACTCGCGGGGCAGCGCTGA